Below is a window of Streptobacillus ratti DNA.
ATATCTACTCTTTCGTTACTGCTAGGGTGAGTAAATGAAAGTTTGTATGAATGTAGCATTTGTCTTTTTGCTATCTTATGAAAAATTGAATCAGGATTATATAAGCTATCTCCAATAATTGGATGTCCTAAATGTTTTAGATGAACTCTAATTTGATGTGTTCTACCAGTAAATAGTTCGCATTCTACAAGAGAAATATCAAGATGAGGATAATTTTTTATTAATTTAAATTTAGTTTTAGCATATTGTCCTCTATCATCTATTACTCTAGCCAATTCATCACCATTTTTATATATCTTTTCTTCTACTATAATTTCTTCTTTTTCAAACATGTTTTCAGTAAGTGCCATATATTTTTTAATAACATTAGCTTTTCCAGATTGAATAAATGATTGAGCAAAACTATTTTTTGCTATCATTATTAAGCCTGAAGTATTCATATCTAAACGAGAAATAAATCTAGGTACAAGATTTTTATTATACTTTTCTATAAAATAGTAAACTATACCATTTGCTAAAGTCTTATCAGCCTTTTTCAAAGT
It encodes the following:
- a CDS encoding RluA family pseudouridine synthase — its product is MKKYILDEKAFRLKVSQYLREFHNFSGRSLRSIEVFLDNKQIRTTTKLPKTGTLIVREKEKGTDLVPIKMNINIVYEDDDLLIVNKEPYLLTHPTLKKADKTLANGIVYYFIEKYNKNLVPRFISRLDMNTSGLIMIAKNSFAQSFIQSGKANVIKKYMALTENMFEKEEIIVEEKIYKNGDELARVIDDRGQYAKTKFKLIKNYPHLDISLVECELFTGRTHQIRVHLKHLGHPIIGDSLYNPDSIFHKIAKRQMLHSYKLSFTHPSSNERVDIEIPIYHDMLDILK